The genome window CCACATCGATGCTTCCACCTGGATGAGATCCCGTTTGTACTTCCCCTAGAGTTTTCTAACATGACGTCAAAGTGACGATCATCCGAGCATGTGATATGGGATAAAAGACCAATTGTCTCCTGGACAGACGTCCCTTTCGTGGGATGCATTCTCATCACAATCATTCATCAAACAATACTCCCCTACCAAGAATTAGTATCTACAtctaaaaaaaagaaagcatcagTATCTGCCAGACGCCATTCTTTAGCTGGATGTCAGTTTCCATCAGGTGACACTTTCCAGCCACTGTACAAGGCACAATTAAGGGTTCCATTGACCGTATGATCTCATCAAAACTGTTGAGATTCAATATGACAACCAAGAAAATATGGTTCCTACAACCACGTAAATTTAAACTTCTGACTCTCAAATCGATAATAGAAGCTTTAGCTCTCCTAATCCCCCTCACTAACATGAGTGTTAGAGGGTGATCATCAAACAACCTCTTATATCTCCTTTGTTCTGTTGTTGTCAATCTTAAAGAAGGGAGCTACACGTACCCTCGGAACCAGGCTGTTCCGTGGCCTCGTCGTGCTTAGAGTTCTTGAGGTGCTGCCGCGTCCTTGAAGATTCAATTCCAAACTTCCTTCAACTATCGGGGTTCTTGAGATTCATATTTTCTCCCTCTAGATCATCTACGCTGGTAGTTTAGTTAATCATTTTCTCATATTCTGAAATAGTCAACTTGATCCGTGATCGCGCCGTGAAAATAGTTGGCTGCGTTCTCCTATAAAATTCTTCACCCCTTCAAAGCATTCTGTGTTCCTTTTGTGACTAATGGCTGAGCAGCACcaccagcaccaccaccacctcatcCACCACCACAAGGAGGCGAATCCCGCCGACGAGGTGGTCTACACCGAGACCGGCTCCACCGGCAAAGACGGGCACACGACTGGTTACGTGAAGACCACCGAGGTGGTCACCAACGACGGTGGCTACGAGTACAGGAAAGAGGAGAAGCAACACAAGCACAGGGAGCACCTCGGCGAGATGGGCGCCCTCGCCGCCGGTGCCTTCGCGGAGGTATCCTCATTATTGTGTGTCAGATCTTACAAGACTTGCACTGTTTATCCTCACCTTGAGAGATTAGGTAAAAATGATGAACCCTGAGACTTGGGATTATctccttaaaacaaaaaaaatcctatATAATCTAGCATAGTTAGCGAGGCCATCGGATAATAATTAACATTTTGCATAGTGCTTACGGTATAAGATGGGTTTTGGCTTTCAATATCAAAATATGCTGGTGCTTGTATCAATCACAATAATGGTGACCACAGCATGAGAAGCACAAGGTTGAGAAGGACCCAGAGCACGCTCGTAGGCACAAGATGGAGGCGGAGATCGGCAAGGCAATGGCAGTGGGCAGCGGAGGGTACGCCGCCCACGAGCACCACGAGAGGAAGGAAGCCAAGGAGCAGGCCGAGGAGGCTCATGGGAAGAAGCACCACCATTTCTTCTAAGACGGTGCAGACCCTGCATGGATTGTTCGGGTTCATGGTGACCTTCCAATGTTGGTAATAATCGAAGCACGTGGTTCTGGACCGCGTGAAGGCCTTCGTTTGTGTGCGTGTGTTTAAGATTCACGAAATTGCTTGATCAATATGATTGATATTAACTAATAAAGTCTCTGCTTGTGTTTCCTTTGCTTGTGATGTAAGTCTTCTGAAACACAAGTGTTCAATCGCTCGTGTACTCGTACTCTGTTAATGAGCTTTCTGCCCACGCAACCGTAAACTTCCAAAGGTCGCAAAAGCTTCACCACCCAAACCTCCCTCCACCACCTTCTCTGTCGTTTTCAGCATCTCCTCCGTCAAGGGACGAAGAAACGCATACTTGCGACGGAAGACGCTTATAGCTACATTTATTCCAGTAATACTATGTCcagaaatataggattatggagcTAGAATTGGACCTGAGTGTGACGGGAGCCACTAGGAATCTCGCGTTTGCCTCCACCGAGACGGAGGCCGTCTTCGTCCTCCTCGCTCACCTTCCAGGTATGGCACATCCGATCATATGGGTTATTTTTGGTTATCGCAGATTTCTTAGCGACGATGTGATGCAGCAGGATTGGTGCGGGAGAAGATCGAGGTGTCGGTGAATGAAGAGGGAACGGAGATTAGCATCAGCGGAGGAGGGGACAAATCCGCCGTTGAGACGGTGGTTGGAAGACGACTGCGGTTGAGGAATGAGTTCGAGATTAACCCGTTTCGGAAGGTGTTTCGCATCCCGAATGGCGTGGCGTTGGATCAGATCGATGCTGGTTTTTACGAGGAAGGAGACATTCTGGTGATTTTGATGCCCAAATCTGTTAGAGGTAATGCCGCTGGAATCGCAATCCGAGAAGTTCAAGGAGGAGAAGCTCCAAGGGAACAGAAGCTTGAAGGAGACGAAGTGATTTCTATGGACCGACCTCATGGTCATGCAGAAGCAAACGAAGCGAGAGCCACGATTGATGATGCAAAACCACCAaaggcggaagaagaagaagaaaccaaacAAGGAAAAGAAGAGGATCTAATCAGAAGAGAAGGGGCCGAAGAGAAATTGGACCAGAATGGAGCAGAAAGCTCAGGAACGGACCGTAATGGAGATCGAGAACCAAAGCACATGGAAGCAGAGATCAAAACACCTAAAGAAAAAGACTTTGAAGAAGAAGAGCGAAGAAAGGTACCTGATCAACCTCAAAAGCCCTCGATCGAGATGGAAGCACCAGATCTGCATGGAGAGCCCCCTCCTTCCGCAGCACCGGGACCAATCAACGGAGCGGGACAAGAAGATACAATCGAGAAGACGAGCGGTCCAGaacgagaagaagatgaagacgaaGTGCCCGACTTGCTTGAAGCGGCTGAAGCGGATCGAGATCTCCACCAACCCAAGGGACAGCAGACGTATCCAGATCACCAAACGGAACAAGAAGACAAGGCGCATGAACCGGAGCGACAAGAAGACAGAGCAGTACCTGAATCGTTCGAAGCACCTCAATCGGAAGGAGATCTCCACCAACCCGAGGAACAGCAGACGGATCCACATCACC of Musa acuminata AAA Group cultivar baxijiao chromosome BXJ2-3, Cavendish_Baxijiao_AAA, whole genome shotgun sequence contains these proteins:
- the LOC135607576 gene encoding uncharacterized protein LOC135607576, yielding MELELDLSVTGATRNLAFASTETEAVFVLLAHLPGLVREKIEVSVNEEGTEISISGGGDKSAVETVVGRRLRLRNEFEINPFRKVFRIPNGVALDQIDAGFYEEGDILVILMPKSVRGNAAGIAIREVQGGEAPREQKLEGDEVISMDRPHGHAEANEARATIDDAKPPKAEEEEETKQGKEEDLIRREGAEEKLDQNGAESSGTDRNGDREPKHMEAEIKTPKEKDFEEEERRKVPDQPQKPSIEMEAPDLHGEPPPSAAPGPINGAGQEDTIEKTSGPEREEDEDEVPDLLEAAEADRDLHQPKGQQTYPDHQTEQEDKAHEPERQEDRAVPESFEAPQSEGDLHQPEEQQTDPHHQTEQEDQAHDLEQQEDRAVPEPDGEDIHHPEDKTKPGEISDQIPRRSGDKAEEAADEGPQTDKPIEAPDEGEGEESSPGDTGEKERENGSKGKRKRRERAKEGGGAPPPSLAVFAFMLSLVALAVQLVRSRRRR
- the LOC135607889 gene encoding abscisic stress-ripening protein 5-like, encoding MAEQHHQHHHHLIHHHKEANPADEVVYTETGSTGKDGHTTGYVKTTEVVTNDGGYEYRKEEKQHKHREHLGEMGALAAGAFAEHEKHKVEKDPEHARRHKMEAEIGKAMAVGSGGYAAHEHHERKEAKEQAEEAHGKKHHHFF